The Variovorax paradoxus B4 genome includes a region encoding these proteins:
- a CDS encoding amidase, with product MSNLESGIKTTAAEVAAALDLGALTVAQVQDGFRTGAFTAESLAADCMKQIEAFNTRYNAIIFINEEAIEDARAIDRRRLAGELLGPLAGVPVVVKDPMDMVGFPTTAGWSLLYSKTGGVDLMPATDSPVVARMRAAGAVILGKTNVPVLSHTGTHADDSWAGPTLNVVVPDRVPGGSSAGTAAAVSAGMAVLGLAEETGGSIQNPASAQDLVGIKPTIGLVPNAGVMPLSGNRDVVGPIARCVRDAALCLDVLAGYTAEDPKTLAGVGKKPRLGYTSKLSAHALKGARLGLFGKGWRDQPLAPETERLYERAQRELTELGAVLVNDPFHGSGFAALRKPTAPLPNFDARGMESVPYDLHKYLQRLGPDAALKSFSEFAAATAKQSAFDRGGVLDFMHTLPQFVASLQSPTVPPDLSEFIALKEAYLRIIEEVFERHQLDALVFPQMREELPLAGRGHTIQETTVGEINIAGVPGVTVPAGYYGSGSPFGLIFVGKLWSEAELLALAHSYETGTQHRRSPSLRA from the coding sequence ATGAGCAATCTCGAATCGGGTATCAAGACCACGGCCGCGGAAGTTGCGGCGGCGCTGGACCTCGGCGCCTTGACCGTGGCGCAGGTCCAGGACGGTTTTCGAACCGGCGCGTTCACCGCGGAAAGCCTCGCCGCAGACTGCATGAAGCAGATCGAGGCGTTCAACACGCGCTACAACGCGATCATCTTCATCAACGAAGAGGCCATCGAGGATGCGCGCGCCATCGACCGGCGGCGCCTGGCTGGCGAACTGCTGGGACCTCTTGCGGGTGTGCCGGTCGTCGTCAAGGATCCCATGGACATGGTGGGGTTCCCGACCACGGCGGGGTGGTCGCTGCTCTACAGCAAGACGGGGGGCGTCGATCTCATGCCGGCGACCGATTCGCCCGTGGTCGCACGCATGCGAGCCGCGGGTGCGGTCATCCTGGGCAAGACAAATGTGCCCGTGCTGAGTCATACGGGGACGCATGCCGACGACAGCTGGGCGGGCCCCACGTTGAACGTCGTGGTGCCGGACCGGGTGCCCGGCGGCAGCAGCGCCGGAACCGCCGCCGCAGTCAGCGCAGGCATGGCGGTGTTGGGCCTGGCCGAGGAAACGGGCGGTTCGATCCAGAATCCGGCCTCGGCGCAGGACCTGGTCGGCATCAAGCCGACGATCGGGCTGGTGCCGAATGCAGGGGTGATGCCTTTGTCCGGCAATCGCGATGTCGTGGGCCCGATCGCGCGATGCGTTCGCGATGCCGCGCTGTGTCTCGACGTATTGGCGGGCTACACGGCCGAGGATCCGAAGACGCTCGCCGGGGTGGGAAAGAAGCCCCGGCTCGGCTACACGTCGAAGCTGAGCGCCCACGCGCTCAAGGGGGCGCGCCTCGGCCTCTTCGGCAAGGGCTGGCGCGACCAGCCGCTCGCGCCGGAAACCGAAAGACTCTACGAACGCGCGCAGAGGGAATTGACGGAGCTGGGTGCGGTCCTGGTGAACGATCCATTCCACGGTTCCGGCTTTGCAGCGCTGCGCAAGCCGACCGCGCCGCTGCCGAATTTCGATGCGCGCGGCATGGAGTCGGTTCCGTACGACCTGCACAAGTACCTCCAGCGCCTGGGGCCCGATGCGGCGCTGAAGAGTTTCAGTGAATTTGCCGCTGCCACGGCGAAACAGTCGGCCTTCGACCGGGGCGGTGTGCTCGACTTCATGCATACGCTGCCGCAGTTCGTCGCCTCGCTGCAATCACCCACGGTCCCGCCGGATCTCTCCGAGTTCATTGCGCTGAAGGAAGCGTACCTTCGGATCATCGAAGAAGTTTTCGAGCGGCACCAGCTCGACGCGCTGGTCTTCCCGCAGATGCGCGAGGAGTTGCCGCTGGCCGGGCGGGGGCACACCATCCAGGAAACGACGGTCGGCGAAATCAACATCGCCGGCGTGCCGGGTGTCACCGTACCTGCGGGCTACTACGGCTCCGGTTCACCGTTCGGCCTGATCTTCGTGGGAAAGCTCTGGAGCGAAGCCGAACTCCTCGCCCTTGCGCACAGCTACGAAACCGGCACGCAGCATCGCCGCTCACCGAGCCTGCGGGCGTAG
- the urtB gene encoding urea ABC transporter permease subunit UrtB, whose protein sequence is MLDVLLIGLSVGSILLLAALGLVIIYGAMGVVNMAHGEMIMVGAYAAVMTQIWLGWGLYAAIPIAFVLTALLGFLIERCVVRRLYGRLGDTLLATWGVAILVQQFVRLEGGLAFFGIHIEGLGPGLQNMPVPTELQGAFQIAGTSINAYRAFIVASTIVLTLATWLLLYRTRIGMQVRAIIRNPRMAAACGIDVERVNALTFAFGAGLAGITGVLVAGFKTVSPDMGTALVVDSFLVVVAGGVGSLLGAVVTAIGLGEVNGVVAAVTNDIVARAAVFGLVILLIVVRPQGLFSFKGR, encoded by the coding sequence ATGCTGGATGTACTTCTGATCGGCCTGAGCGTGGGCTCGATCCTTCTGCTGGCCGCGCTCGGCCTCGTCATCATCTACGGCGCCATGGGGGTCGTGAACATGGCCCATGGCGAGATGATCATGGTGGGCGCCTACGCCGCGGTCATGACGCAGATCTGGCTCGGATGGGGCCTGTACGCGGCCATTCCCATCGCCTTCGTGCTCACGGCGCTGCTGGGGTTCCTGATCGAGCGCTGCGTGGTGCGCCGCCTCTACGGACGGCTGGGCGACACCCTGCTCGCGACGTGGGGCGTGGCCATCCTGGTGCAGCAGTTCGTGCGGCTCGAAGGCGGACTGGCGTTCTTCGGCATCCACATCGAAGGCCTCGGGCCGGGACTCCAGAACATGCCCGTTCCCACGGAACTGCAGGGTGCATTCCAGATCGCCGGCACATCGATCAATGCCTACCGCGCATTCATCGTCGCGAGCACGATCGTGCTGACGCTGGCCACCTGGCTGTTGCTCTACCGCACCCGCATCGGCATGCAGGTTCGCGCGATCATCCGCAATCCGCGCATGGCCGCGGCGTGCGGCATCGACGTCGAACGCGTGAACGCCCTGACCTTCGCCTTCGGCGCCGGGCTGGCGGGCATCACGGGCGTGCTGGTCGCGGGCTTCAAGACCGTGTCGCCCGACATGGGGACGGCGTTGGTCGTCGACAGCTTTCTCGTGGTGGTGGCGGGCGGCGTGGGCAGCCTGCTCGGCGCCGTCGTGACCGCCATCGGCCTGGGCGAGGTCAACGGCGTCGTCGCCGCCGTCACCAACGACATCGTGGCGCGCGCGGCGGTGTTCGGTCTCGTGATCCTTCTGATCGTCGTCCGCCCGCAGGGCCTGTTCTCGTTCAAGGGACGGTAA
- a CDS encoding transporter substrate-binding domain-containing protein, with product MLTTSRRRLLVSSAASAAALASPAWMRSAFAADTIKVGALYSQTGGLSIVEKMLANAVRMAVAEINAAGGVMGRTVEVVLEDGASDPKTFNEKASKLVTRDRIETVFGCHTSASRKAVLPVFERRNAMLFYQTHYEGYECSKNVVYSGAVANQQLGNYIPWIAQKLGKKKFFIVGSNYVYPREMAKVSKKLIEESGAKWVADEYLELGHSEWATMVRKIKESGADVVLSNVVGDSLVAFYREYKNQGMSQAAVPICATVTSEIEIAAMGAEYAAGSYTSVPYFMSIDTPANKSFIERYRKFVNDPKAVTYHSLEAAYFQVFLWKQAVEAGKATTADAIRANIGGQTFDAPGGRVRIDPDSLHAWVTPRIGQWQADGQSKVVDANPQPLRPLPYSAYGETDSNLICTRKGAVTAKI from the coding sequence ATGCTGACTACTTCACGTCGCCGCCTCCTGGTTTCCTCGGCCGCATCGGCCGCCGCGCTCGCATCTCCCGCGTGGATGCGATCCGCTTTCGCTGCCGACACCATCAAGGTCGGTGCCCTGTACTCCCAGACCGGTGGGCTCTCCATCGTGGAGAAGATGCTCGCCAACGCGGTGCGCATGGCGGTGGCGGAGATCAATGCCGCGGGCGGCGTGATGGGCCGCACGGTGGAAGTCGTGCTGGAGGACGGGGCCTCCGACCCCAAGACCTTCAACGAGAAGGCGTCGAAGCTGGTGACGCGCGACCGCATCGAGACGGTGTTCGGCTGCCATACCTCGGCCAGCCGCAAGGCCGTGCTGCCGGTCTTCGAGCGGCGCAATGCGATGCTTTTCTACCAGACGCACTACGAGGGCTACGAATGCTCGAAGAACGTCGTCTACAGCGGCGCCGTCGCCAACCAGCAGCTTGGAAACTACATTCCCTGGATCGCTCAGAAGCTCGGCAAGAAGAAGTTCTTCATCGTCGGTTCCAACTACGTCTACCCGCGCGAAATGGCCAAGGTCAGCAAGAAGCTGATCGAGGAGTCGGGCGCGAAGTGGGTGGCCGACGAATACCTCGAACTCGGGCATTCCGAATGGGCGACGATGGTGCGCAAGATCAAGGAGTCCGGTGCCGACGTGGTCCTGTCGAACGTCGTCGGTGATTCGCTGGTGGCCTTCTACCGCGAGTACAAGAACCAGGGCATGTCGCAGGCCGCGGTGCCGATCTGCGCCACCGTGACCAGCGAGATCGAGATCGCCGCCATGGGCGCCGAATATGCGGCGGGCAGCTACACCTCGGTGCCGTACTTCATGTCGATCGACACGCCCGCCAACAAGTCCTTCATCGAGCGCTACCGCAAGTTCGTGAACGATCCCAAGGCCGTCACGTACCACTCGCTCGAGGCCGCCTACTTCCAGGTGTTCCTGTGGAAGCAAGCCGTCGAGGCCGGCAAGGCCACGACGGCCGATGCGATTCGCGCCAACATCGGCGGGCAGACCTTCGATGCGCCCGGCGGCAGGGTGCGCATCGATCCCGACAGCCTGCACGCATGGGTCACCCCGCGCATCGGGCAGTGGCAGGCCGACGGCCAGAGCAAGGTGGTCGACGCGAACCCGCAGCCGCTGCGACCGCTGCCCTACTCGGCGTACGGCGAGACCGACAGCAACCTGATCTGCACGCGCAAGGGCGCAGTCACCGCCAAGATCTGA
- the urtC gene encoding urea ABC transporter permease subunit UrtC: protein MVSQLDRRATFAAYAIFLVLVAAAPLVLDGFWLNRLAKYLVYGMLGIAVAMCWGYAGILNLGQGLFFGLGAYMLAMSLKMASPSSLQHGGQGPVPDFMLSNAEPGAVVDLCCINQGSFLWLPFRYQWFGILMGVVLPVLVAFVLGAVVFRKRIAGVFVSIITLALVLLVRLLLVDAQPLTNGFNGLSDLAWLRAGALEFDPYGTSTYYLIAGVLAVVLVGARLLLATRAGLILRATSGDPQRARYLGFDVAHYQTFFFALSAGIAALAGMLYVVVAEFASPTFMDLAFSITMVVWAAVGGRASLLGACVGAILINMLEATASETQSLVEAWRVIVGLTFVLVVLYLPKGIGGWVHDMLARWSSRPAPRELGNAR, encoded by the coding sequence ATGGTTTCCCAACTGGACCGGCGTGCGACCTTCGCCGCCTATGCGATCTTTCTCGTCCTGGTGGCCGCCGCGCCGCTGGTGCTCGACGGGTTCTGGCTCAACCGGCTCGCGAAGTACCTGGTGTACGGCATGCTCGGCATCGCCGTTGCGATGTGCTGGGGCTACGCCGGCATTCTCAACCTGGGGCAGGGCCTGTTCTTCGGCCTGGGGGCCTACATGCTGGCCATGTCGCTGAAGATGGCGAGTCCGTCGAGTCTTCAGCATGGCGGCCAGGGACCTGTGCCCGACTTCATGCTGTCGAATGCCGAACCGGGAGCGGTCGTCGACCTGTGCTGCATCAACCAGGGCTCGTTTCTCTGGCTGCCGTTCCGCTACCAGTGGTTCGGCATCCTGATGGGCGTGGTGCTGCCGGTGTTGGTCGCGTTCGTGCTGGGCGCGGTGGTTTTCCGCAAGCGCATCGCGGGTGTGTTCGTGTCGATCATCACGCTCGCGCTGGTGTTGCTGGTGCGGCTGCTGCTGGTGGATGCCCAGCCGCTGACCAACGGCTTCAACGGATTGTCCGACCTGGCCTGGCTGCGCGCCGGCGCGCTGGAGTTCGATCCCTACGGCACGTCGACCTACTACTTGATCGCCGGCGTGCTGGCGGTGGTGCTGGTCGGTGCGCGGCTGCTGCTGGCCACGCGCGCGGGGTTGATCCTGAGGGCGACGTCGGGCGATCCGCAGCGCGCGCGCTACCTCGGTTTCGACGTGGCGCACTACCAGACTTTCTTCTTCGCGCTGTCGGCGGGCATCGCGGCACTGGCCGGCATGCTCTACGTGGTGGTGGCCGAGTTTGCGTCGCCGACCTTCATGGACCTGGCGTTCTCGATCACCATGGTGGTGTGGGCCGCGGTCGGCGGGCGCGCGTCGCTGCTCGGCGCGTGCGTGGGCGCCATCCTGATCAACATGCTCGAGGCAACGGCCAGCGAAACGCAGTCGCTGGTGGAAGCCTGGCGCGTGATCGTGGGGCTGACCTTCGTGCTGGTGGTGCTCTATCTGCCGAAGGGAATCGGTGGCTGGGTGCACGACATGCTCGCGCGCTGGAGCAGCCGGCCCGCGCCACGCGAACTCGGGAATGCCCGATGA
- the urtD gene encoding urea ABC transporter ATP-binding protein UrtD, with the protein MSAMALELRSLGVNFGGFKAVDGVSLQVAEGELRVLLGANGAGKTTLMDLVSGKTRSSEGRVELYGADVTNWPEYRVARAGIGRKFQIPSVFRELSVRQNLCVAATREPSIVRNLRWGFDRQDETRVDEILALTGLESVQQRQAADLSHGHTQWLELGLLIAQRPKVILLDEPTAGMTQAETRKTAQILKALRGRHTILVVEHDMAFVRDIAERITVLHLGRVLAEGSVAEIERDPRVRQAYLGSHGIASPC; encoded by the coding sequence ATGAGCGCGATGGCACTTGAACTGAGATCGCTGGGCGTCAACTTCGGCGGCTTCAAGGCGGTGGACGGCGTGTCGCTGCAGGTCGCCGAAGGCGAGCTGCGTGTGCTGCTCGGTGCCAACGGCGCGGGCAAGACCACCCTGATGGACCTCGTTTCGGGAAAGACGCGAAGCTCCGAAGGGCGCGTCGAGCTGTACGGCGCCGACGTGACCAACTGGCCTGAATACCGCGTGGCGCGCGCCGGGATCGGGCGCAAGTTCCAGATACCCAGCGTTTTCAGGGAACTGAGCGTGCGGCAGAACTTGTGCGTCGCGGCAACCAGGGAGCCATCGATCGTTCGCAACCTGCGCTGGGGCTTCGACAGGCAGGACGAGACCCGGGTCGACGAGATCCTCGCGCTGACCGGTCTCGAGAGCGTGCAGCAGCGGCAGGCGGCGGACCTGAGCCATGGCCACACGCAGTGGCTGGAACTGGGATTGCTGATCGCGCAGCGCCCCAAGGTGATCCTGCTCGACGAGCCGACGGCCGGCATGACGCAGGCGGAAACGCGCAAGACGGCACAGATCCTGAAGGCGCTGCGCGGCCGCCACACCATCCTGGTGGTCGAGCACGACATGGCATTCGTGCGGGACATCGCAGAGCGCATCACGGTGCTTCATCTCGGCCGCGTGCTGGCCGAAGGCAGTGTCGCGGAGATCGAGCGCGACCCCCGTGTGCGGCAGGCCTACCTCGGCTCTCACGGAATTGCTTCGCCATGCTGA
- the urtE gene encoding urea ABC transporter ATP-binding subunit UrtE encodes MLKLSNVNGFYGRSHALQDVDLTIPAGKVTAILGRNGMGKTTLLRTLMGSMVRSTGAIELEGVRIDGLPTHLRARSGIAYVPQGREIIADFSVRQNILMGAFAGRGPRAIPPLALKLFPYLAANLHRPGGVLSGGQQQQLALARALAAHPKVMLLDEPNEGIQPSVVEEIESAIIRLNREFGMTMVLVEQNIDFARRVASHFAMFEKGSIVESGPIDRLTNEVVDRHMTF; translated from the coding sequence ATGCTGAAACTATCGAACGTCAACGGCTTCTACGGGCGCAGCCACGCCCTGCAGGATGTGGATCTGACCATACCGGCAGGCAAGGTCACGGCGATCCTCGGGCGCAACGGAATGGGCAAGACCACCTTGCTTCGCACCCTGATGGGCAGCATGGTCCGCTCCACAGGTGCGATCGAACTCGAGGGCGTGCGCATCGACGGCCTGCCGACCCACCTGCGCGCCCGCAGCGGCATTGCCTATGTGCCGCAGGGACGCGAGATCATTGCGGATTTCAGCGTGCGGCAGAACATCCTGATGGGCGCGTTCGCAGGCCGCGGGCCACGCGCGATCCCGCCGCTGGCGCTGAAGCTGTTCCCGTACCTCGCGGCCAACCTGCATCGGCCCGGCGGCGTGTTGTCGGGCGGCCAGCAGCAGCAGCTCGCGCTGGCGCGGGCGCTCGCAGCCCATCCCAAGGTCATGCTGCTCGACGAACCGAACGAGGGCATCCAGCCTTCCGTGGTCGAAGAGATCGAATCCGCCATCATCCGCCTGAACCGCGAATTCGGCATGACCATGGTGCTGGTGGAGCAGAACATCGATTTCGCCCGCCGCGTGGCGAGCCATTTCGCCATGTTCGAGAAGGGATCGATCGTCGAGAGCGGTCCGATCGACCGGCTGACGAACGAAGTCGTGGACAGGCACATGACCTTCTGA